Proteins from one Acanthopagrus latus isolate v.2019 chromosome 18, fAcaLat1.1, whole genome shotgun sequence genomic window:
- the atoh1b gene encoding protein atonal homolog 1b, with protein sequence MTAKAELSGWPEYPEDFSLLQHQRNLAHINSKTWISSSSLHAFSRRDADLSLDKLAPMSELPDCVSASTETDSDKASEGGAVSHFGPQRHRRVAANARERRRMHGLNKAFDELRSVIPSLENERKLSKYDTLQMAQIYITELSELLTGVVRPECRSPDKTARRNLIQSLQPPNQLTGDQRDPCASVGHLIILGSPSDLGSSKSTSSSSSDGESSHYSDLEESQSGRQ encoded by the coding sequence ATGACTGCAAAGGCAGAGCTTTCAGGCTGGCCGGAGTACCCGGAGGACTTCAGCCTGCTGCAGCATCAGCGCAACCTGGCCCACATCAACTCCAAGACATGGatttcctccagctctctgcaCGCGTTCTCCAGGCGGGACGCAGACCTCTCGCTGGACAAACTTGCGCCCATGAGTGAACTCCCCGACTGCGTGTCCGCCTCCACAGAGACGGACTCCGACAAGGCGTCAGAGGGCGGCGCGGTGAGCCACTTCGGCCCCCAGAGACACAGGCGCGTCGCGGCCAACgccagggagaggaggaggatgcacGGCCTGAACAAGGCGTTCGACGAGCTGAGGAGCGTCATCCCCTCCCTGGAAAACGAGAGGAAGCTGTCCAAGTATGACACCCTCCAAATGGCGCAGATCTACATCACCGAGCTGTCGGAGCTCCTGACAGGCGTGGTTCGCCCGGAGTGCAGGAGTCCAGACAAGACCGCCCGGAGGAATCTGATTCAGTCCCTGCAGCCCCCGAACCAGCTGACTGGGGACCAGCGGGACCCCTGCGCCTCCGTGGGCCACCTCATAATACTCGGCTCTCCATCTGACCTGGGGTCAAGTAAATCGACTTCttccagcagcagtgatggagagtCATCGCACTACAGTGACTTGGAGGAAAGTCAGAGCGGGAGACAGTAA
- the dok3 gene encoding docking protein 3: protein MDVIFKEGMLYLQGVKFGKRSWRKMWAVLFKPSPTGVGRLELCTVLDNNAVIDQMKISWQKTPERKVVRLRDCLSADPAPKESCPAGCTAFYLNTVQCNYTLASTASQDWLKALCVLAFQKDPGESDKGGFERGNGLTMEDNELYSSWKTDRKPPPNQYQVTIQSTEASRRCQLSGQYLVRPEKQALTLLDINTGHTIYCWPYMLLRKFGQVEGGFSIEAGRRCDSGEGVFIFLSRHGPQIFQTILNECSVKKSASIQPAGIQRSAIALPPVNFPTTSNQPTVPPVSNPAYVSVKTDHESACHYSTIEDISRLNLKQPPLGKPYLSDSKEAVGEEEEDERYHSLDDSLYSNVKRATPPTTRKDQSKPSIDIECIYADVKIHDSTLNPQLQHSSPSPTLYCSGVSQPPPCPIPQAAPLTPPRARYQRQPPANNYIQPGYNAQAQAVDDMKEMEEAISSSCNTPPSEAPGSFKHRLAEIISKDLAKFQPLPPSGAASPTFSQ from the exons ATGGACGTCATCTTCAAGGAAGGGATGCTGTACCTTCAGGGAGTCAAGTTTGGAAAA AGATCATGGCGGAAGATGTGGGCAGTGCTTTTTAAACCCAGCCCCACAGGAGTTGGGCGCTTGGAGCTCTGCACCGTACTTGACAACAATGCAGTCATAGACCAGATGAAGATCAGTTGGCAGAAAACACCAGAGAGGAAAGTGGTGCGTCTCCGGGACTGCCTCAGTGCCGATCCTGCTCCAAAGGAGTCCTGCCCTGCTGGGTGCACAGCTTTCTACCTAAACACCGTTCAGTGCAACTACACCCTGGCCTCCACAGCCAGCCAGGACTGGCTGAAAGCCCTCTGTGTTCTAGCCTTCCAG AAGGATCCTGGAGAATCAGACAAAGGGGGTTTCGAGAGAGGAAATGGCTTGACAATGGAGGACAATGAACTTTACTCGTCCTGGAAAACAG ATCGGAAGCCTCCTCCGAACCAGTACCAAGTTACTATCCAGAGCACTGAAGCGTCCAGGAGGTGCCAGCTGTCTGGACAGTATCTAGTCAGGCCAGAAAAACAGGCTCTGACACTGCTGGACATCAACACTGGCCACACCATCTACTGCTGGCCATACATGCTGTTACGCAAATTTGGACAGGTAGAG GGTGGATTCAGCATCGAAGCAGGCCGACGCTGTGACTCAGGAGAAGGCGTGTTCATCTTCCTGTCCAGGCATGGTCCGCAGATCTTCCAGACAATATTAAATGAGTGCTCTGTGAAGAAAAGTGCATCCATCCAGCCCGCCGGCATCCAGAGATCAGCCATCGCCCTGCCGCCTGTCAACTTCCCAACCACAAGCAACCAGCCCACCGTTCCTCCTGTCAGTAATCCAGCATACGTTTCTGTGAAGACAGACCACGAGTCTGCCTGCCACTACTCTACTATTGAGGACATCTCTCGACTAAACCTGAAGCAGCCACCTCTAGGTAAACCATATCTCTCTGACAGCAAGGAGGCtgtgggagaggaagaagaggatgagaggTATCACTCCCTGGACGACAGCCTTTATTCCAATGTAAAGAGAGCCACCCCTCCTACTACCAGAAAAGATCAGTCCAAACCGAGCATAGACATAGAGTGCATCTATGCTGATGTGAAAATACACGATTCTACCTTAAATCCCCAGCTGCAGCACTCCTCACCATCACCCACCCTATACTGTTCCGGTGTTTCCCAGCCTCCTCCCTGCCCAATTCCTCAAGCTGCTCCCCTCACCCCACCCAGGGCCCGGTACCAGCGTCAGCCCCCTGCGAATAACTACATCCAGCCAGGGTACAATGCGCAGGCACAGGCAGTGGATGACatgaaagagatggaggaggccATCAGCTCCTCATGCAATACTCCCCCCTCTGAGGCCCCTGGCAGTTTTAAACACAGGCTGGCAGAAATCATTTCCAAGGACCTGGCAAAGTTCCAGCCACTTCCTCCCTCCGGAGCGGCCAGCCCCACATTTTCTCAGTAG
- the LOC119006931 gene encoding probable ATP-dependent RNA helicase DDX41 — protein sequence METENRPKKRSHDEDGQSGSEGSEDDDYVPYVPVKIRKQQMLQKMLRLRGKAVDEEQKDSGEEQRDEDEGLGPRSNVSLLDQHQHLKEKAEARKESAKEKQLKEEEKILESVAEGRALMSVKEMAKGIIYDDPIKTSWKAPRYILNMPDTRHERVRKKFHILVDGDGIPAPIKSFREMKFPPAILKGLKKKGIVHPTPIQIQGIPTVLSGRDMIGIAFTGSGKTLVFTLPIIMFSLEQEKRLPFFKREGPYGLIICPSRELARQTHGIIEYYCKLLEEEGAPQLRTALCIGGMSVKEQMEVVKHGVHMMVATPGRLMDLLQKKMVSLDICRYLALDEADRMIDMGFEEDIRTIFSYFKGQRQTLLFSATMPKKIQNFAKSALVKPITINVGRAGAASLDVIQEVEYVKEEAKMVYLLECLQKTPPPVLIFAEKKADVDAIHEYLLLKGVEAVAIHGGKDQEERTKAIEAFKEGKKDVLVATDVASKGLDFPAIQHVVNYDMPEEIENYVHRIGRTGRSGKTGIATTFINKGCDESVLMDLKALLVEAKQKVPPVLQVLQTGDETMLDIGGERGCTFCGGLGHRITDCPKLEAMQTKQVTNIGRKDYLAHSSMDF from the exons ATGGAGACCGAAAATCGACCCAAAAAG AGGTCCCATGATGAGGATGGCCAGTCCGGCTCCGAAGGATCGGAGGATGATGACTATGTTCCGTATGTTCCAgtcaaaataagaaaacagcaAATG CTACAAAAGATGTTGCGCCTGCGGGGAAAGGCAGTCGACGAGGAGCAGAAAGACAGcggggaggagcagagggatgAGGATGAAGGTCTTGGTCCACGCTCCAATGTCAGTCTCCTCGACCAGCATCAGCACCTTAAGGAAAAAGCAGAAG cCCGCAAGGAGTCTGCAAaggagaaacagctgaaagaggaagagaagattCTTGAGAGTGTTGCAGAGGGCAGAG CTCTGATGTCTGTGAAGGAAATGGCCAAAGGTATCATATATGACGATCCCATAAAAACAAG CTGGAAAGCTCCACGCTACATCCTGAACATGCCGGACACCCGACATGAGCGCGTCAGGAAAAAGTTTCACATTCTGGTTGATGGAGATGGCATCCCTGCTCCAATCAAAAGCTTCAGGGAGATGAAGTTTCCGCCAG CAATTCTAAAAGGTTTGAAAAAGAAGGGCATTGTGCATCCCACGCCGATTCAAATTCAAGGAATCCCCACAGT TCTGTCAGGTCGAGACATGATTGGAATCGCCTTCACCGGTTCTGGAAAGACATTGGTCTTCACTTTGCCCATCATCATGTTCTCCctggagcaggagaagaggCTGCCTTTCTTTAAGAGGGAGGGACCGTATGGACTCATCATCTGTCCCTCT CGAGAGTTGGCGAGGCAGACTCACGGCATCATCGAGTACTACTgcaagctgctggaggaggagggagcacCTCAGCTGCGCACTGCCCTCTGCATCGGAGGAATGTCTGTCAAGGAGCAGATGGAGGTAGTAAAACA TGGCGTCCACATGATGGTCGCAACCCCTGGCAGACTGATGGACTTGCTGCAGAAGAAGATGGTGAGTCTGGACATCTGCCGCTACTTGGCTCTGGATGAGGCTGATAGGATGATTGACATGGGCTTCGAAGAAGACATCAGAACCATCTTCTCCTATTTCAAG GGACAAAGACAAACTCTGCTCTTCAGCGCCACCATGCCCAAGAAGATCCAGAACTTTGCCAAGAGCGCTCTGGTCAAACCCATCACTATCAACGTGGGCAGGGCCGGCGCTGCCAGCTTGGATGTCATCCAG GAAGTGGAATACGTCAAAGAAGAGGCCAAGATGGTGTACCTGCTCGAGTGTCTCCAGAAAACACCACCTCCT GTGCTCATATTTGCTGAAAAGAAGGCTGATGTCGATGCCATTCATGAGTATCTGCTGCTCAAAGGAGTGGAGGCGGTGGCAATCCATGGAGGAAAAG accaGGAGGAAAGAACAAAAGCCATTGAGGCGTtcaaagaaggaaagaaagatgtCTTAGTAGCCACAGACGTTGCCTCCAAGGGTCTGGATTTCCCAGCTATACAGCATGTAGTGAATTACGACATGCCTGAGGAGATAGAGAACTATG TCCACAGAATTGGAAGAACTGGTCGATCTGGCAAGACCGGTATTGCCACTACGTTCATTAACAAAGGCTGTG ATGAGTCAGTACTGATGGATCTTAAAGCCCTGCTAGTTGAAGCCAAACAGAAGGTTCCTCCGGTCCTCCAGGTGCTCCAGACGGGAGACGAGACAATGCTGGACATCGGAG GAGAGAGGGGCTGTACATTTTGTGGTGGTCTGGGTCATCGTATCACAGACTGTCCAAAATTGGAGGCCATGCAGACGAAGCAGGTCACAAACATCGGGCGGAAAGACTACCTGGCTCATAGCTCAATGGACTTTTAA
- the fam193b gene encoding protein FAM193B, whose product MARKKSKQQGVAQKELVPGQQTVPKSPVSPGDAAGGGGGDAGLDRLATTRANQPMHTCCLLCHREFKDWGASSVNGLPGGHGTKLADAVPALSQALLREAPGRKLADAVPSLSQSLLGEVPLWICQSCCKSVEEEERRSTQEQPTPVPLSHSSSCKSQSCGNGYPEQSTVDWDPSSFLSAHKLSGLWNSAHTNGGEHCNHNTSSHSQQGITAGSACHEKRSLHEAPGKSAKMSGTKVCPYSHPSSQNSSGSSAGNPLSTSADLCKTTPKHFKTMCRRPTPPGEAFHPSDHHQHTDLSVPPNSPTGLSSQHSSLLPPKPNSGQHSHVTSSSGTGVAAHAPFSPLVPNLHGPTAKLNSPSPDSPTSVHKPSPCKNSHIPAVNTQHSKLGTSIMGCNHPCNGHSAGTVATSNVGHLTAGACRDQACKGHKMTNGTLCHPSSELEEGEDEDSSSERSSCASSSTNQKDGKYCDCCYCEFFGHNAPPAAPTSRNYAEIREKLRTRLTRRKEELPQRQDSELTVTGAIDNRDVDELLDFINSSEPKPVNSAKAAKRARHKQKKKEKAQQGNMGAAGSDPHSDPSEPVDEPIPDGSEASRLLDWPQLELERVNSFLTSRLEEIKNTIKDSIRASFSMYDLNLDVNDFPKKAATLEGNHLLSHLNGSSDLQQIDLDLAPLSLGSFKNHLDLVNGWEDTTTVSSPNTTTASEVPAGSKDIQRLHTTPSLSKLIRVRSPERCTSTGSDSLPQVPAQATAKSKEDAPDPKNMTVGNGGAKSKKNKKQQQRQEQSVSEQNSNKSTKAASGNETQKTNEFKEMASNGSKAGNKQPQHCVENQRNGPKKAEEGRPSKHSTNGANGSLSNAQRGKGDTETRGGRTEQDSESRAHPTISANGQQHQQSKGKNKKNKNKGEKSSSAIDDVFLPKDVDPTEMDEIDREVEYFKRFCLDSAKQTRQKVAVNWSNFSLKKVPSNAAQ is encoded by the exons ATGGCAAGGAAGAAAAGCAAGCAGCAGGGAGTCGCCCAGAAGGAGCTTGTGCCTGGACAGCAGACCGTACCGAAGAGCCCAGTCTCTCCCGGCGATGCAGCTGGCGGTGGCGGCGGAGATGCTGGGCTGGATAGGCTGGCCACTACCAGGGCGAACCAG CCTATGCACACCTGCTGCCTCCTGTGCCACCGTGAATTTAAGGACTGGGGAGCGAGCTCTGTCAACGGTCTCCCAGGGGGCCACGGGACCAAGCTGGCTGATGCCGTCCCTGCACTCTCCCAGGCCTTATTGCGGGAGGCGCCGGGGCGTAAGCTTGCTGACGCGGTACCCTCGCTGTCTCAGTCCCTGCTGGGAGAGGTGCCTCTGTGgatctgtcagagctgctgtaagagtgtggaagaggaggagaggcggagCACCCAGGAGCAGCCCACGCCG gtACCATTGTCACACTCTTCCTCCTGTAAGTCCCAGAGCTGTGGGAACGGTTACCCAGAGCAAAGTACTGTGGATTGGGATCCAAGTTCCTTCCTGTCAGCCCACAAACTGTCAGGTCTCTGGAACTCTGCCCACACCAACGGAGGGGAACACTGCAACCACAACACTTCTTCACACTCGCAACAAG GTATAACAGCAGGGTCGGCCTGTCATGAGAAAAGAAGTCTTCATGAAGCACCTGGGAAATCTGCTAAAATGTCTGGGACCAAAGTGTGTCCCTACAGTCACCCGTCATCCCAGAACTCCAGTGGATCTTCTGCTGGGAACCCTCTGTCTACCTCAGCAGACCTTTGTAAGACCACTCCCAAGCACTTCAAGACCATGTGCCGTCGACCAACGCCGCCAG GTGAAGCCTTCCACCCTAGTGACCACCATCAACACACAGATTTGTCGGTACCCCCCAACAGTCCCACTGGCCTTTCTTCCCAGCATTCCTCGCTCCTTCCCCCAAAGCCGAACTCTGGGCAGCACAGTCATGTAACCTCCTCGTCTGGCACAGGTGTGGCGGCCCACGCTCCTTTCTCCCCGCTGGTACCAAACCTCCACGGCCCCACAGCCAAACTCAACTCTCCCAGTCCAGACAGCCCAACATCTGTCCACAAGCCCAGCCCGTGCAAAAACTCCCACATTCCTGCtgtgaacacacaacacagcaaacTGGGCACATCGATCATGGGCTGCAACCACCCTTGTAATGGACACAGTGCTGGAACGGTGGCTACATCAAATGTAGGCCACCTGACAGCAGGGGCTTGCAG GGACCAGGCATGTAAAGGGCACAAAATGACGAATGGAACGTTGTGCCACCCTTCAtctgagctggaggagggggaggatgaagacagcagctctgagaggaGCTCCTGTGCCTCCTCATCCACCAACCAGAAGGACGGAAAGTACTGCGACTGCTGCTACTGCGAGTTCTTTGGACACAATGCG cctccagctgctccaacaaGCAGAAACTACGCCGAGATCCGAGAGAAGCTCCGCACACGTCTGACCCGGCGTAAAGAGGAGCTGCCTCAGCGTCAAGATTCAGAACTGACAGTGACTGGTGCAATTGACAACCGGGATGTAGATGAGCTGCTAGACTTCATTAACAGTTCTGAGCCAAAACCTGTCAACAGTGCCAAGGCTGCCAAAAGGGCgcgacacaaacaaaagaagaag GAAAAAGCTCAGCAGGGCAACATGGGTGCTGCAGGCAGTGACCCCCACTCCGATCCATCTGAGCCTGTCGACGAGCCCATCCCTGACGGTTCAGAAGCCAGTCGGTTGCTTGACTGGCCTCAGCTGGAGCTTGAGCGCGTCAACAGTTTCCTCACCAGTCGGCTCGAAGAAATAAAGAACACCATCAAAGACTCAATCCGGGCCTCATTTAGCATGTACGACCTCAATCTGGATGTCAATGACTTCCCAAAGAAGGCAGCCACGTTGGAAGGCAACCACTTACTGTCCCATCTCAATGGTtcctctgacctgcagcagatAGACCTTGACCTGGCCCCTCTTTCACTGGGATCCTTTAAAAACCACCTCGACCTGGTTAACGGATGGGAGGACACAACCACTGTGTCGTCTCCTAATACCACCACAGCATCAGAGGTCCCTGCTGGGTCCAAGGACATCCAGCGGTTGCACACTACCCCCAGTCTCTCGAAGCTCATAAGGGTTCGGTCCCCAGAAAGATGCACTTCCACTGGATCTGACAGTTTGCCACAGGTGCCAGCGCAAGCTACTGCTAAATCGAAGGAAGACGCCCCCGATCCCAAGAACATGACAGTTGGGAACGGTGGTGCAAAGtcaaagaagaataaaaagcagcagcaaagacaAGAGCAATCTGTGTCAGAGCAAAACTCCAACAAATCAACCAAAGCTGCCTCCGggaatgaaacacagaaaaccaaTGAGTTTAAAGAAATGGCTTCTAATGGCTCAAAGGCTGGAAACAAGCAGCCCCAGCACTGTGTGGAAAACCAGAGAAATGGGCCTAAGAAGGCTGAGGAGGGCAGACCATCCAAACATTCAACGAACGGAGCAAATGGTAGCCTCTCAAATGCACAAAGGGGGAAAGGTGACACAGAGACGCGAGGAGGTCGGACTGAGCAGGATTCGGAAAGCAGAGCTCACCCCACCATCTCAGCAAATGGGCAACAACACCAGCAATCCAAGGGGAAAAAtaagaagaacaagaacaagggTGAAAAATCCAGCAGTGCTATCG ATGATGTATTTCTTCCTAAAGACGTGGATCCGACAGAAATGGACGAGATTGATCGGGAAGTGGAATACTTTAAAAG GTTTTGTCTGGATTCTGCAAAACAAACGCGCCAGAAGGTAGCAGTGAATTGGTCCAACTTCAGCCTCAAAAAGGTTCCTTCCAATGCAGCTCAATAA
- the mxd3 gene encoding max dimerization protein 3, which yields MEGHVCNIQVLLRAAEFLERREREAEHGYASIQPLSPDHSDKRSKQKNKKISAGGNRSVHNELEKNRRAQLRHCLEQLKKQVPLSSDSMRNTTLNLLRRAQLHIKKLQEQDERAEQMKGRLRWEQRELRVRLEQLQRGSERMRNDSQGSTMSSERSDSDREDVEVDVESIVFDCLDSDGLSIAHTGADHCYSSMDKAWL from the exons ATGGAAGGACACGTTTGCAACATCCAGGTGCTGCTCCGGGCCGCTGAGTTtctggagagaagagagcgag AGGCAGAACATGGATACGCTTCGATCCAACCTCTCAGCCCAGATCACTCTGACAAGAGGAGCaaacagaagaacaagaagatATCTGCAGGGGGCAATAG GTCAGTTCACAACGAGCTGGAGAAAAACAG ACGAGCTCAACTGAGGCACTGCCTGGAGCAGCTCAAAAAGCAAGTTCCTCTGTCATCTGACTCGATGAGGAACACCACCCTCAACCTGCTGAGACGGGCCCAGCTCCACATAAAG aagctgcaggagcaggaCGAGCGCGCAGAGCAGATGAAGGGCCGTCTGCGCtgggagcagagggagctgAGGGTTCggctggagcagctgcagaggggCTCGGAGAGGATGAGGAACGACAGCCAGGGCTCGACCATGTCCTCCGAGAGGTCCGACTCCGACAGAG AGGACGTGGAGGTCGACGTGGAGAGCATCGTGTTCGACTGCCTGGACTCTGACGGACTGAGCATTGCGCACACTGGTGCGGACCACTGTTACTCCAGCATGGACAAAGCCTGGCTATGA